Below is a genomic region from Acuticoccus sp. I52.16.1.
CCTGTCCCGCGTGCTCGACGCGACGCAGATCATCGCCGCTCTGCTCATCATCGCGATGATGTTTCACATCACGCTCGACGTCCTGATCAAGTATACGACCTCGCGCGGGTTCCCGGCGACGGTCGAGATCGTCTCGCATTACTATATGGTCGGCGTCGCGTTCCTGCCCATCGCGTTCGCCGAGCGGATGCGCGCGCACGTCTCGGTCGAGGTGGTGACGCACACCCTGTCGCCGCGGCTGCAGAGCGTGGCGCTTTACGTCTCCTGGCTTCTGTCGATCGTCGTCTATGCGCTGCTGACCTATCGGACCTTCCTCGATGCCGAGAAGAAGCGCGCCGTCGGGGCCTTCGTCTTCACCCAGGACGTCCGGCTCGACATCTGGCCGACCTACTACTTCCTGCCGATCGGCTTCGGACTGATGGTCTTGACCCTGATCTACCGGTGCGTCGTCTTCTTCCGGCCGCAGGACGACGTGATGAAGGGCCGGATCAGCGAAGCGGTTCCGACATGACCGACCTGATCCTCGGCTTCGTCGGCATCGGGATGGCGGTCTTCCTCATCCTGGGCGGCATCCCGATCGCGGTGTCACTGATCTCGGTCTCTTTCGTCGGCATCTTCGTGATGGTCGGCGAGCGGGCGGCCTTCGGCATCCTCACCGCCGTCGTCTACGACTTCGTCTCGAAGTGGACGCTGACCTCGATCCCGATGTTCCTGCTGATGGGGTTCGTCTGCTACCACGCCGGCCTGACGCGGGGTCTGTTCGAGCTCTTCCGTATCTTCTT
It encodes:
- a CDS encoding TRAP transporter small permease, which translates into the protein MLGWIGRVLSRVLDATQIIAALLIIAMMFHITLDVLIKYTTSRGFPATVEIVSHYYMVGVAFLPIAFAERMRAHVSVEVVTHTLSPRLQSVALYVSWLLSIVVYALLTYRTFLDAEKKRAVGAFVFTQDVRLDIWPTYYFLPIGFGLMVLTLIYRCVVFFRPQDDVMKGRISEAVPT